DNA from Danio aesculapii chromosome 10, fDanAes4.1, whole genome shotgun sequence:
GACGTAGTAATCCACATGATCAGGTGTCTGCTCTAGTTCATTCACAACTCTAATTATCTGCTTTGATAATTACTGCACTGTAAATACAGTAGTGACTCATTTCAGAATTGCGAGAGACATTTCAGGCATTTTCAATTAATTTTCCTTAAACTGAAATGATGTACAACAAATCTGTTATTTACAGTTATCTGAATCCattgttgtaaaatgtaaaataatgcaagaTGCTTATATATGATAGACATCATTtaacaacagatcagttactatggatagtgtgttaccatggcaactgtaggatcagcacaacagatcagttactatggaTAGTATGTTACCATAGCGACTCTAGGATCagcacaacaaatcagttactatggaggttgtgttaccatagcgattgtagaatcaccacaacagatcagttgctatggatgttgtgttaccatagcaactgtagaattaccacaacagatcagttggTAAggatgttgtgttaccatagcaactgtaggatcagcacaacagatcagttactatggaTAGtatgttaccatagcgactgtaggatcagcacaacagatcagttactatggatgttgtgttaccatagcgactgtagaatcaccacaacagatcagttactatggaggttgtgttaccatagcgactgtagcatcaccacaacagatcagttgctATGgatgctgtgttaccatagcaactgtagaattaccacaacagatcagttggTATggatgttgtgttaccatagcaactgtagaattaccacaacagatcagttggTATGGATGTTGTGTTACAATAGTGACTGtaggatcaccacaacagatcagttactatggaAGTTGttttaccgtagcaactgtagggtcaccacaacagatcagttactatagttgttgtgttaccatagcaactgtagaatcaccacaacagatcagttactatggatgttgtgttaccatagcaactgtagaatcaccacagcagatcagttactagagttgttgtgttaccatagaaactgtagaatcaccacaacagttcaattactatggttgttgtgttaccatagcaactgtagaatcaccacaacagattacatTACTATGGTcgttgttaccatagcgactgtaaaatcacaacagatcaatgactAAGATTGgtgttttaccatagcaactgtaaaaccaccacaacagattaattacaatcGTCattgttaccacagcaactgtagaGTCACTACAACAGTTCAATTactatggttgttgtgttaccatagcgactgtagaatcacaacagatcaatgactaagatttttgtgttaccatagcgactgtagcatcaccacaacagattatttactatggtcattgtgttaccatagcaactgtaggatcaccacaacagattaattactatagtctttgtgttaccatagcaactgtaaaatcaccacaacagatcaattacaatggttggtgtgttaccatagcgactgtagaatcacaacagactAATCACGATAGCTATTATGTTACCCTAGAAACTACAGAACAACAGCAGATTAATTCTATAGTATGGGTCAACAACACCCCATTATTTGCTGTAAATCACtgcagtattttttaaatgtgggcGCTGTAATAACACAAACATTATAAAGAGTGTTATCCAGTATTTCAGCATACCTGTAGTGTTCTAGTAATCTCCTGCCATACTGTTCTTGATGTGGTATTCAGTGTTGACGTGAGGTTTGTCTGTGTCGCTCTTCCCTGCAGATGTTGAGCAGTCCAGCAGTGTAAACCTGCACCATGATGACCGTGCGTCAGGACTCTGACTCTCACAGGACAGTGGAGAGGAGCACAGAGCTCTCTGAAGAAGCACACTTTTCCACTTCACACACACCGGGGACGTCCTGACCTCTCCACACGGTCTGAGCTCTTCTTTGAACATCTTCAGCCGAGAAACTAAAGAGCTCGGCCTCTTCTCATGTCCTTCTTCTGTGTCTTCACATATTTGAGCGGTTGATGAGTTCTTTTGGACGACCTCAGATGAGTTCACATCAGTCTCAATCGAGCTCAGTGATGTTTTCAGCACACTTGCGAAATCGGAGAGTGCAATGCTGGTGTTTTTCTTGAGCGTGTCTGGTCGTGTGGTAAAGGGATTAGGGGTGATCGGGCTGTTGTCGGAGCTGCTGCTGTCCAGTTGTCTGCGCCACAGCCGACGGTTTGTCTTCCTCGGAGGTGGACGGATCACTGGAGAAGACGCTGAATCTGACCCATCATCCACACCCTGAGAACCTGCGCGGAGTACATAAGTACACATGAAATCCAAACTAACCATGTTGAcgttgttagctcacattgctagcttTGTGCTGAacgattcatctgtgcatgtcattaatagCAAACAATAGTTTGcgatctttaattgaaatctgcaatttcacttcctgttttcatttcattcacaGATTAGGTCTCCTGAGGTATTGGGtctggctaacatacttaaccccGCCCCTCCAGCTgacagttttgacaacaaacagagaTGGTGaacaggaggagtctgttaggttgtaataactctcccaacTCAATTCGTTTAGACATcagggttgctagggtgttctgatgggttgctaggcagttgcaagGGTGTTACTAGTCAGTTTCTAGGGTGTTCCGAGTGGTTGCTAATGtggtgctagggtgttctgagtgtttgttaggtggttgcaaaggtgttctgaggggttgctaaggagttgttaggcggttgctagggtgttctgatggGTTACTAGGCAGTTGCAAAGGTGTTACTAGGCAGTTTCTAGGGTGTTCCGAGTGGTTGCTAATGtggtgctagggtgttctgagtgtttgttAGGTGGTTGCAAAGGTGTTCTGAGGGGTTTCTAAGGTGTTaagctggttgctagggtgttctgatggGTTACTAGGCAGTTGCAAAGGTGTTACTAGtcagtttctagggtgttctgagtggttgctaatgtgatgctagggtgttctgatgggttgctaggcagttgcaaaGGTGTTACTAGTCAGTTTCTAGGGTGTTCCGAGTGGTTGCTAATGtggtgctagggtgttctgagtgtttgttAGGTGGTTCCAAAGGTGTTCTCAGGGGTTTCTAGGGTgttaaggtggttgctagggtgttctgatgggttgctaggcagttgcaaaGGTGTTACTAGTCAGTTTCTAGGGTGTTCCGAGTGGTTGCTAATGtggtgctagggtgttctgagtgtttgttAGGTGGTTGCAAAGGTGTTCTGAGGGGTTTCTAAGGTgttaaggtggttgctagggtgttctgatggGTTACTAGGCAGTTGCAAAGGTGTTACTAGTCAgtttctaaggtgttctgagtggttgctaatgtgttgctagggtgttctgagtgtttgttAGGCAGTTGCAAAGGTATTCTGAGGGggtgctaaggtgttgttaggcagTTGCAAAGGTGTTACTAATCAAGAGTGTTTAATTAGGGCTGGaagtaaactgtgcagagctgtggccctccaggaactgagtttgacacctgtgatataAGAGGtcattttaattagcattttatattcatatatacccAGAGCTCCTGAAAATCACACCAAATCCCTGCACGTTTgctgaataaatatatgaagatAGTATTCAAGACTGACCTTTAACAGGAGAGCATCCCGCAGGTGACGACTGACCCTGTAATCAAACAACTGAGATGTTAGACGAGGAAAGCAGCACCACAGGACACTCGTGAATCAGgacacacactgatgtctaaaGCCTTTGTAATAAATGGATGCACTGTTGTTTTCATCCGATTGtgagactcctgtcgctgttcatttgggcttcatctaaaactccacatctataatcctcttacgccgagttcagactgcatgattttagccctgatttggactcgccgacaggttttcagttcagtgtggttaataactTTCTAGAGTGTTCCgactggttgctaaggtgttgttaggcggttgcCAGGGTGCTCTGaggggttgctaggcagttgaaaATGTGTTACTAGTCAGTTTCTAGGGtgtctgagtggttgctaatgtgttgctagggtgttctgagtgtttgttAGGTGGTTGCATAGGTATTCTGaggggttgctaaggtgctgttaggcggttgctagggtgttctgaggggtTGCTGGGCAGTTGCAAAGGTATTACTAGTCAGTTTCTAGGGTTTTCCGAGTGGTTGCTAAtgtattgctagggtgttctgagtgtttgttAGGCGGTTCCAAAGGTATTCTGAGGGGTTTCTAAGGTgttaaggtggttgctagggtgttctgaggggttgctaggcagttgaaaATGTGTTACTAGTCAGTTTCTAGGGTGTCCGAGTGGTTGCTtatgtgttgctagggtgttctgagtgtttgttAGGTGGTTGCAAAGGTGTTCTGAGGGGTTTCTAAGGTgttaaggtggttgctagggtgttctgatgggttgctaggcagttgcaaaGGTGTTACTAGTCAGTTTCTAGGGTGGTCCAAGTGGTTGCTAATGtggtgctagggtgttctgagtgtttgttAGGTGGTTGCATAGGTATTCtgaggggttgctaaggtgttgttaggcggttgctagggtgttctgggggGTTGCTGGGCAGTTGCAAAGGTGTTACTAGTCAGTTTCTAGGGTGTCCGAGTGGTTGCAaatgtgttgctagggtgttctgagtgtttgttAGGTGGTTGCAAAGGTGTTCTGAGGGGTTTCTAAGGTgttaaggtggttgctagggtgttctgatggGTTACTAGGCAGTTGCAAAGGTGTTACTAGtcagtttctagggtgttctgagtggttgctaatgtgttgctagggttttctgagtGTTTGTTAGGCGGTTGCAAAGGTATTCtgaggggttgctaaggtgttgttaggcagttgctaggttgttctgaggGGTAGCTGGGCAGTTGCAAAGGTGTTACTAGTCAGTTTCTAGGGTGTtccgagtggttgctagggtgttctgagtgtttgttAGGTGGTTACAAAGGTATTCTGaggggttgctatggtgtttttaggcggttgctagggtgttctgatggGTTACTGGGCAGTTGCAAGGGTGTTACTAGTCAGTTTCTAGGGTGTTCcgagtggttgctaatgtgttgctagggtgttctgagtgtttgttAGGTGGTTGCAAAGGTGTTCTGAGGGGTATCTAAGGTGTtaaggcagttgctagggtgttctgatgggttgctaggcagttgcaaaGGTGTTACTAGtcagtttctagggtgttctgagtggttgctaatgtgttcctggggtgttctgagtgtttgttTGGCGGTTGCAAAGGGGTTCTGAggggttgctaggcggttgctagggtcttCTGAGGGGTTGTTAGGCTATTGTTAGGAtcttctaagtggttgctaaggcatcgctagggtgttctgagtggttgctaaggtgttgttaggcagTTGTTAatgtattctgagtggttgctaagcagttactaaggtgttctgaggtgttgctaagatgtttctagttggttgctagggtgttcaaagtggttgctaaggtgttgctaggggttGACATGGTGTTGAGTGATCACTATGTGGTTGATAAGATGTttgctaggtggctgctaaggtgttgctaggcggttgataAGGTGTTCTGAGGGGTTGCTAGGCAATTGCAAAGGTGGCACTAGTCAGTTTCTAGGGTGTTCCGAGTGGATGCTAATGTGTTGCtggggtgttctgagtgtttgatAGGCAGTTGCAaaggggttgctaaggtgttgttaggcagttgctaggtggtttgtGAATACTGAAGACTGCTATCTCAGTGATATTTGTACAGTGTAACAGTGCATGTCTCTGACCTTCAGTGTGTCCAGTATCCGCTCCTCCTGCTTGAGTCTCCTGCAGCTGGACAGCATGCGGTATAACTGCATCTGCCTGCGGTATCTGTAGCTGCGTATAACTGCGGGACGCTTGCGGCGGCGGATCGGAGGTTGATCTGACCTGCTGGAGGGCGATGGAGAGGAATCCGTCCCAGAACTGCGCAGCTGCAGATCTCGGACGCATCGGGACAAGGGCTGCGGTGATCTGGAGACCGCAGGCTGACTCTGGAGCATCTGGACCCGCTCCTGAAAACTCCTGACTCTGGAGACTGAAGACTGAGGGGTGAAGATGGGGAACGGCCTCTTCCAGATGCGCACCGCCTTCCTCAGGAGCTTGTGTGAGCGAGTGTTCAGGTAAATGGCCGGATGAGCCGCGCGGATGCTGGTGTTTCTGCGGGGCGTTTTTTGCGGAGCTGCATGCGTCTGCTGGGCCTCTGTTGAGCTCAGAGCTGTGTGTTCAGCAGGAGATGAGGAGACAGCAGGAGAGAAACATTCTGCAGCATATAAACAACTCGTCAGATCCACACAAAtgtctacattcattcattcattttattttcagcttagtctctttattaatctgggatcgccacagcggaatgaaccaccaacttatctgccatatgttttacacagcggaagcccttccagctgcaacccagcactgggaaacatccatacacactcgttcacactcatacactacagccaatttagctaacccaattctcctatagcacatgtgtttggactgtgggggaaaccggagcacccgaaggaaacccacaccaacatggggagaacatgcaaactccacacagaaacaccaactgacccagccgaggctcgaatcagcggccttcttgctgtgaggtgattgtgctacctgCTGCGCCACCTTGCTGCCCCAATGTCTACCTTGCCATGACAAAAAGTATGTTTTCTCCCCGTGTCggtgtgggtttccactgggtgctccggtttattttttactgtgattactgacatgtgcaggaaccaccacaATTAATTACAGCCAGCTAGACAACACAGAACCTGAAAGCGCCTCTTTTTTGAAGGGGTTTATTATAAATCAGACAACATCTAGAATTGTTTTAATCACGTTCAACATGTtctatgaaaattcaaagggttttcttcaaaatgatattaaatattttgcatttacacctctacATGTGGATCTGGGAAGCTTTTGAATTCGCGTAGACAAAATCCAGAcagaaaccccaaaatagcactcCACTTTAGGAGGTTAACAGTATATGTCCAAACATCTTATTTGGCATATTTACAATAATCCTCTGATGACATATTtatgcaatattaatattaatatactcAGTTTTACCCCATTTTTCACCCATTTACATTTCTCAAACATAATCAcattaaatatgaacaaacaccTTCTTTTATAGGCCTGTATTTTAATGTGCAGTTCAAAATAAATagcctaattattttttatgattcataaaatattaataattgatttatgatttatttcatcgtaatttattattaatttcattaactcattcagcttagtccctttatccatcagaggtcaccacagcggaatgaaccacaaacttattcagcatatgttttacacagcggatgcccttccagctgcaacccagtactgggatacccatacacactcattcataccaaaactcatacactacagccaatttagtcaatcagttccccaatagcgcatgtgtttggactgtgggggaacccggaccccccggaggaaacccacgccaacacggggagaacatggaaattccacacagaaatactgacccagccgagactcgaaccagcgaccttattgctgtgaggccattgagtgctaaccactgtgctctATATATAACGTTAgcctaaaatatatattaaggtcagttaaatgacattaaaatggtgGTAACTGAATGTGAGTAATTATTAAACATAACGCTGATCATATAAAGTCACATTAATAATGTCCATTTAACGCTGTAATGTGA
Protein-coding regions in this window:
- the LOC130236664 gene encoding uncharacterized protein LOC130236664, whose amino-acid sequence is MRFLKMHHNRLQNQRIFRCRVAEISENPRLQMEENETPPRRNTTECFSPAVSSSPAEHTALSSTEAQQTHAAPQKTPRRNTSIRAAHPAIYLNTRSHKLLRKAVRIWKRPFPIFTPQSSVSRVRSFQERVQMLQSQPAVSRSPQPLSRCVRDLQLRSSGTDSSPSPSSRSDQPPIRRRKRPAVIRSYRYRRQMQLYRMLSSCRRLKQEERILDTLKGQSSPAGCSPVKGSQGVDDGSDSASSPVIRPPPRKTNRRLWRRQLDSSSSDNSPITPNPFTTRPDTLKKNTSIALSDFASVLKTSLSSIETDVNSSEVVQKNSSTAQICEDTEEGHEKRPSSLVSRLKMFKEELRPCGEVRTSPVCVKWKSVLLQRALCSSPLSCESQSPDARSSWCRFTLLDCSTSAGKSDTDKPHVNTEYHIKNSMAGDY